In Equus przewalskii isolate Varuska chromosome 6, EquPr2, whole genome shotgun sequence, one DNA window encodes the following:
- the LOC103566560 gene encoding olfactory receptor 7G1-like, translating into MDPRNETHVSHFLLMEVTEDPELQSLLSSLFLSMYLVTILGNLLIILAVCSDSHLHTPMYFFVSNLSVNDICLSTTTIPKMLVNIQTQNQSITYAGCLTQICFVLVFAGLESCLLAVMAYDRYVAICHPLRYTIIMNSRFCGLLILLPLFIIILDALLHSLMVLQLSFCTDLEIPLFFCEVVQLIKIACSDTLTNNILIYFATSVFGGIPVCGIIFSYTRIVSSVLKMSSAGGKYKAFSTCGSHLSVVSLFYGTGFGVYISSALTNSSRSTAVVSMMYTVVPQMMNPFIYSLRNRDVKGALRKLINRTPSLQ; encoded by the coding sequence ATGGATCCCAGAAATGAAACACATGTTTCACATTTCCTTCTCATGGAAGTGACAGAGGATCCAGAACTGCAGTCCCTCCTTTCCAGCCTGTTCTTGTCCATGTACCTGGTCACTATTTTGGGGAACCTGCTCATCATCCTGGCTGTCTGTTCTGACTCCCATctgcacacccccatgtacttctttgTCTCCAATCTGTCTGTTAACGACATCTGTTTAAGCACAACCACGATCCCAAAGATGCTGGTGAACATCCAAACACAGAATCAGAGCATCACTTATGCAGGCTGCCTGACACAGATCTGCTTTGTCCtggtgtttgcaggtttggaAAGTTGTCTTCTTGCCGtaatggcctatgaccgctacgTGGCCATTTGCCACCCCCTGAGGTACACAATCATCATGAACTCTCGCTTCTGTGGACTGCTGATTCTACTCCCTCTGTTTATTATCATTCTGGATGCCCTGCTCCACAGTCTGATGGTGTTGCAACTGTCCTTCTGCACAGACCTGGAGATTCCCCTCTTCTTCTGTGAAGTTGTTCAGCTCATCAAGATTGCATGTTCTGATACCCTCACCAATAACATCCTGATATATTTTGCAACCAGTGTATTTGGTGGTATTCCTGTGTGTGGAATCATCTTCTCTTATACTCGAATAGTATCCTCTGTTTTGAAAATGTCATCAGCAGGTGGAAAGTATAAAGCTTTCTCTACCTGTGGGTCTCACCTCTCAGTAGTGTCTTTATTCTATGGGACAGGCTTTGGAGTTTACATTAGTTCTGCTCTCACTAACTCTTCTAGAAGCACTGCAGTGGTTTCAATGATGTACACTGTTGTCCCTCAAATGATGAACCCTTTCATCTATAGCCTGAGGAACAGGGACGTGAAGGGAGCCTTGAGAAAACTCATCAATAGGACACCTTCTCTTCAGTGA